In Carnobacteriaceae bacterium zg-84, the genomic window TGGAAGAATTTCCAAACTTAAAAAATTATATTGGTGAAACATTGATTACGACAAGTGGGGATACACTTCTTGGTGCAGATGATAAAGCAGGTATCGTTGAAATTTTATCAGCAATCGAATTTTTACAAAAAAATCCACATATTCAACATGGGGATGTGCGCATTGCTTTTGGTCCTGATGAAGAAATTGGTAGAGGGGCCGACTTATTTGATGTGGAGCAATTCCATGCGGACTTTGCTTACACAATGGATAGTGGCACAGTTGGGCGTATGGAATATGAAACGTTTAATGCGGCACAAGCAACTATTCGCATTAAAGGAACTAGTGTACATCCTGGAACAGCAAAAGATAGAATGGTAAATGCTATGAAAGTAGCAATGGAGATTGATGGAAAATTACCACAAAAAGAAGTGCCTGAGAAAACAAGTGGCTATGAGGGATTTTATTTACTGCACAATATGACAGGGACGATTGACGAAGCAGAAATGGTGTATATCATTCGAGATCATGATAAAGAATTGTTTGAGCAACGTAAACAAAACATCATTGATATTGTGAAAGAAGTCAATGCGTCTTATGACCAAGAACGTGTGTTCATAGAAGTTTTTGATCAATATTACAACATGAAAGACATTATTGAAAAAGATATGTCGATTGTTGAGTTAGCAAAACAAGCAATGTTAGACTTAGGCATTGAACCGATTATTGAACCATTTAGAGGTGGAACAGACGGTTCAAAAATTTCTTATTTAGGATTACCAACACCAAATCTATTTGTTGGTGGTGAAAATTTCCATGGACGTTATGAATTTATTACATTAGAAAGTATGGAAAAAGCGACGTCACTCATTGTAAAAATATTAAACTTAAACACGCAAATCACTGAGTAGCGATTTGCGTGTTATATTTT contains:
- the pepT gene encoding peptidase T; its protein translation is MYPNLLERFIRYCRINTRSDAKSTSVPTTQVQVDFLMLLKKDLEDMGLDDIFYNEKNGFLTATYKGNVPHAKTIGFIAHVDTADFNSENVQPRIHEHYTGSDIVLDEEGQYILSVEEFPNLKNYIGETLITTSGDTLLGADDKAGIVEILSAIEFLQKNPHIQHGDVRIAFGPDEEIGRGADLFDVEQFHADFAYTMDSGTVGRMEYETFNAAQATIRIKGTSVHPGTAKDRMVNAMKVAMEIDGKLPQKEVPEKTSGYEGFYLLHNMTGTIDEAEMVYIIRDHDKELFEQRKQNIIDIVKEVNASYDQERVFIEVFDQYYNMKDIIEKDMSIVELAKQAMLDLGIEPIIEPFRGGTDGSKISYLGLPTPNLFVGGENFHGRYEFITLESMEKATSLIVKILNLNTQITE